A genomic window from Labeo rohita strain BAU-BD-2019 chromosome 6, IGBB_LRoh.1.0, whole genome shotgun sequence includes:
- the stradb gene encoding STE20-related kinase adapter protein beta isoform X2, with protein sequence MSFLSSDVSPCSVLTDEDDITDLSTDPAHYQLLSQLGRGFNNLSQVSMARHTPSGRLVAVKNTNLDECTEDELLQLMNEVLLSRLFRHPNLLTSRLVFSSCCQLWVLSPLMSYGSADSLLRSYFPDGMSESLIAYLLYGVLRALEYLHHMGYVHRGVKASHVLLSAEGRVCLSGLQSVYSLMKDGKRMRAVFDMPQHSPSLLPWLSPELLRQDLHGYGVKSDIYSLGIVACELVSGRVPFQDMPPTLMLLQKLRGSHCCLLDVPPYPLGDMGALKVSRSGVDSGIGESVATGSLTRTATAERPQSPAPKNHSATLHNLVQLCLQQQPERRPSATALLTHPFFRQVKKHTRDSFLSLMYPAVPVSCPPDTPPSETPTQTCNTPSPTDPEPEDGMWDFS encoded by the exons ATGTCGTTTCTG AGCAGTGATGTCTCTCCGTGTTCTGTGTTGACGGATGAAGATGACATCACCGATCTTTCCACTGACCCCGCCCACTATCAGCTGCTCTCACAACTGG gCCGGGGCTTTAATAACCTCAGTCAGGTGAGCATGGCACGACACACACCGTCTGGCCGGCTGGTGGCAGTAAAAAACACTAACCTGGATGAGTGCACAGAAGATGAGCTGCTGCAGCTCATG AATGAGGTTTTGCTGTCCAGACTTTTCCGTCACCCAAACCTGCTGACGTCCAGACTGGTGTTCAGCTCGTGCTGCCAGCTCTGGGTTCTGTCTCCTCTCATGAGCTACG GTTCTGCAGATTCTCTGCTCAGGTCGTATTTTCCAGATGGAATGAGCGAGTCTCTGATAGCGTACCTGCTGTACGGGGTGCTCCGAGCGCTGGAGTACCTGCATCACATGGGTTACGTGCACAG GGGTGTGAAAGCGAGTCACGTGCTGCTGTCAGCCGAAGGCCGGGTGTGTTTGTCGGGGCTTCAGAGCGTGTACAGTCTGATGAAGGATGGAAAGAggatgagagctgtgtttgacATGCCTCAACACAGCCCGTCGCTGCTGCCGTGGCTCAGTCCTGAGCTGCTGCGACAG GATCTTCATGGCTATGGAGTGAAATCAGACATCTACAGTCTGGGAATCGTGGCGTGTGAGCTGGTCAGTGGCAGAGTGCCGTTCCAGGACATGCCTCCCACACTG ATGCTGCTGCAGAAGCTGCGGGGTTCTCACTGCTGTCTCCTCGACGTCCCTCCTTACCCGCTCGGAGATATGGGTGCACTCAAAGTGTCCCGCTCGGGTGTGGATTCGGGGATCGGCGAGAGCGTTGCCACCGGAAGTTTGACCCGTACTGCCACTGCAGAGAGACCTCAAAGCCCTGCTCCCAAAAACCACTCAGCCACGCTACACAACCTGGTCCAACTGTGCCTGCAGCAGCAGCCTGAGCGCAG GCCATCTGCGACAGCTCTCCTCACTCATCCCTTCTTCAGACAG GTGAAGAAACACACCAGGGACTCTTTCCTTAGTTTGATGTATCCGGCCGTGCCAGTGTCCTGTCCTCCAGACACGCCTCCATCCGAAACGCCCACCCAGACCTGCAACACCCCGTCACCCACCGACCCCGAGCCTGAGGACGGCATGTGGGACTTCTCCTAA
- the stradb gene encoding STE20-related kinase adapter protein beta isoform X1: MSFLDCTCISSHSQVQSISIEEQYEDISHQCSSSDVSPCSVLTDEDDITDLSTDPAHYQLLSQLGRGFNNLSQVSMARHTPSGRLVAVKNTNLDECTEDELLQLMNEVLLSRLFRHPNLLTSRLVFSSCCQLWVLSPLMSYGSADSLLRSYFPDGMSESLIAYLLYGVLRALEYLHHMGYVHRGVKASHVLLSAEGRVCLSGLQSVYSLMKDGKRMRAVFDMPQHSPSLLPWLSPELLRQDLHGYGVKSDIYSLGIVACELVSGRVPFQDMPPTLMLLQKLRGSHCCLLDVPPYPLGDMGALKVSRSGVDSGIGESVATGSLTRTATAERPQSPAPKNHSATLHNLVQLCLQQQPERRPSATALLTHPFFRQVKKHTRDSFLSLMYPAVPVSCPPDTPPSETPTQTCNTPSPTDPEPEDGMWDFS; this comes from the exons ATGTCGTTTCTG GACTGCACCTGTATCTCCTCCCACTCACAAGTCCAGTCCATCAGCATAGAGGAGCAGTATGAAGACATCAGCCATCAGTGTTCG AGCAGTGATGTCTCTCCGTGTTCTGTGTTGACGGATGAAGATGACATCACCGATCTTTCCACTGACCCCGCCCACTATCAGCTGCTCTCACAACTGG gCCGGGGCTTTAATAACCTCAGTCAGGTGAGCATGGCACGACACACACCGTCTGGCCGGCTGGTGGCAGTAAAAAACACTAACCTGGATGAGTGCACAGAAGATGAGCTGCTGCAGCTCATG AATGAGGTTTTGCTGTCCAGACTTTTCCGTCACCCAAACCTGCTGACGTCCAGACTGGTGTTCAGCTCGTGCTGCCAGCTCTGGGTTCTGTCTCCTCTCATGAGCTACG GTTCTGCAGATTCTCTGCTCAGGTCGTATTTTCCAGATGGAATGAGCGAGTCTCTGATAGCGTACCTGCTGTACGGGGTGCTCCGAGCGCTGGAGTACCTGCATCACATGGGTTACGTGCACAG GGGTGTGAAAGCGAGTCACGTGCTGCTGTCAGCCGAAGGCCGGGTGTGTTTGTCGGGGCTTCAGAGCGTGTACAGTCTGATGAAGGATGGAAAGAggatgagagctgtgtttgacATGCCTCAACACAGCCCGTCGCTGCTGCCGTGGCTCAGTCCTGAGCTGCTGCGACAG GATCTTCATGGCTATGGAGTGAAATCAGACATCTACAGTCTGGGAATCGTGGCGTGTGAGCTGGTCAGTGGCAGAGTGCCGTTCCAGGACATGCCTCCCACACTG ATGCTGCTGCAGAAGCTGCGGGGTTCTCACTGCTGTCTCCTCGACGTCCCTCCTTACCCGCTCGGAGATATGGGTGCACTCAAAGTGTCCCGCTCGGGTGTGGATTCGGGGATCGGCGAGAGCGTTGCCACCGGAAGTTTGACCCGTACTGCCACTGCAGAGAGACCTCAAAGCCCTGCTCCCAAAAACCACTCAGCCACGCTACACAACCTGGTCCAACTGTGCCTGCAGCAGCAGCCTGAGCGCAG GCCATCTGCGACAGCTCTCCTCACTCATCCCTTCTTCAGACAG GTGAAGAAACACACCAGGGACTCTTTCCTTAGTTTGATGTATCCGGCCGTGCCAGTGTCCTGTCCTCCAGACACGCCTCCATCCGAAACGCCCACCCAGACCTGCAACACCCCGTCACCCACCGACCCCGAGCCTGAGGACGGCATGTGGGACTTCTCCTAA